From a region of the Gordonia sp. PP30 genome:
- the rpsD gene encoding 30S ribosomal protein S4 produces the protein MARYTGPATKKSRRLRVDLIGGDQAYERRPYPPGQHGRARIKETEYLLQLQEKQKARFTYGVMEKQFRRYYEEANRRSGKTGDELLKILETRLDNVVYRAGLARTRRQARQLVSHGHFTVNGVPVDVPSYRVSQYDIIDVKPKSLNTLPFQVAKETLGDRPVPAWLQVVPSTLRILVHNVPERAQIDVPLTEQLIVEFYSK, from the coding sequence ATGGCTCGTTATACCGGCCCCGCAACCAAGAAGTCCCGTCGTCTCCGTGTCGATCTGATCGGCGGAGACCAGGCGTATGAGCGTCGCCCGTACCCGCCCGGCCAGCATGGCCGCGCGCGGATCAAGGAGACCGAGTACCTGCTCCAGCTGCAGGAGAAGCAGAAGGCTCGCTTCACCTACGGCGTCATGGAGAAGCAGTTCCGTCGTTACTACGAGGAGGCCAACCGCCGCTCGGGTAAGACCGGCGACGAGCTGCTGAAGATCCTGGAGACCCGTCTCGACAACGTCGTCTACCGGGCCGGCCTGGCACGGACCCGTCGTCAGGCCCGCCAGCTGGTGAGCCACGGCCACTTCACCGTCAACGGTGTCCCGGTCGACGTCCCCAGCTACCGCGTCAGCCAGTACGACATCATCGACGTCAAGCCGAAGTCGCTGAACACGCTGCCGTTCCAGGTCGCCAAGGAGACCCTGGGCGATCGCCCGGTTCCGGCCTGGCTGCAGGTGGTTCCGTCGACCCTGCGCATTCTGGTGCACAACGTGCCCGAGCGCGCGCAGATCGACGTTCCGCTCACCGAGCAGCTCATCGTCGAGTTCTACTCGAAGTAA
- the rpsM gene encoding 30S ribosomal protein S13, which produces MARVAGVDLPREKRLEIALTYIYGVGRTTSKEILDATGLNPDMRAKDLTDADVSKLREYIEASVKVEGDLRREVQADIRRKIEIGCYQGLRHRRGLPVHGQRTKTNARTRKGPKKTIAGKKK; this is translated from the coding sequence ATGGCACGTGTTGCCGGTGTTGATCTCCCCCGCGAGAAGCGGCTGGAGATCGCACTCACCTACATCTACGGAGTGGGTCGTACCACCTCCAAGGAAATCCTCGACGCCACCGGGCTGAACCCCGACATGCGCGCCAAGGACCTCACGGACGCTGACGTCAGCAAGCTCCGCGAGTACATCGAAGCCTCGGTGAAGGTCGAGGGTGACCTGCGCCGCGAGGTGCAGGCCGACATCCGTCGCAAGATCGAGATCGGCTGCTACCAGGGTCTGCGTCACCGTCGTGGCCTGCCCGTTCACGGTCAGCGCACCAAGACCAATGCCCGCACTCGTAAGGGCCCGAAGAAGACCATCGCCGGGAAGAAGAAGTAA
- the rpsK gene encoding 30S ribosomal protein S11, which yields MPPKSRSAGPKKGTRRRDKKNVPHGHAHIKSTFNNTIVSITDPEGNVISWASSGHVGFKGSRKSTPFAAQLAAENAARKAQENGVKKVDVFVKGPGSGRETAIRSLQAAGLEVGTISDVTPQPHNGCRPPKRRRV from the coding sequence ATGCCGCCCAAGTCACGCAGTGCCGGCCCCAAGAAGGGCACTCGCCGGCGCGATAAGAAGAACGTCCCGCACGGCCACGCGCACATCAAGTCGACGTTCAACAACACCATCGTTTCGATCACCGACCCCGAGGGCAACGTGATCAGCTGGGCCTCCTCCGGCCACGTGGGCTTCAAGGGCTCGCGCAAGAGCACCCCGTTCGCCGCGCAGCTCGCTGCCGAGAACGCCGCTCGCAAGGCGCAGGAGAACGGCGTCAAGAAGGTCGACGTGTTCGTCAAGGGCCCGGGCTCGGGCCGCGAGACCGCCATCCGTTCGCTGCAGGCAGCCGGCCTCGAGGTCGGCACCATCTCCGATGTGACCCCCCAGCCGCACAACGGCTGCCGTCCGCCCAAGCGGCGCCGGGTCTAG